aaaggattgaaagacGTCGATAATGGTATCGAAGTAACACTGAATGGTGAAGAGAAGAATAAATTTGATCTCGTTATTGGTGAGTAGTCTTGGTTGGGTGAGATTTCTCACTATGTGTATTAGGAAAGAACTTACGATTACTGGTAAACGAGTAGGTGCCGACGGAATGTTCTCTTCTATTCGACAATTGTCCTCCTCCAAAGCTAAAGTAGGTAAATCACCTTGGACAGTGATAAATTCAATCACTTCAAGTGAATCAATATTGAAATGGGTCAAAGATCCAATTAGTATAAATACGATTTATGGAGATTCTTTTTCTGCCACTTTGATTCCTTTAAGCTCTCACTCGTCTAATTCAGTCAATCCATCTGCGCCAAGCCACGTCACCCAGAGTCATATGCTCCATAGTACTAGTGGATCTTCTTCCCACTGTCGCTCGGAGCCAGACACTACAGCTCAACCATGCGAACCTAATCCCGTCTGTCGTGGCCCAGACTCAGTCTATGTGGCATTGACCATCCCTTCATCATGGCTCGAGCCTTCGTTCGCACATCACATGGCGGCATGCACCTGTGAACCCACTATGGGCAGTAGCTTCGTAAGGGATCTTGAAAATTCAGATGGATGGTCAAATCGAAAAGGGTTCACGTTATACGCTTTGCCAAAGACAGTCTGTGGGAATGGAAGGACGATTTTGATAGGTGATGCAAGTCATGGTACTGTCCCTTTTTGTGGAAGTGGTGCGAGTTCAGCTATTGTTGATTCGTTGGAGCTGGTTAATGTTATGAATGACTTAGTAGTATCTagccaaggtgagttcttgtCAGTCACGGTAGCTCTGGCTGAATAGATGCGAAGACATATTAGCTAACTCTGAAATCTCATTTCCTGACGACATTGCATCTCTCCACTTGAATTTGGTAacagaaaccaaagaaaggGATCTATTCCATGCCATTGAGCAATTCCGGAAATCGTCTATCGAAAGGAACGATCCATTAATCAAAGAATCCAAAGAGTTATTGTGGTTAGCTCAAGGTGAAACTGCTATGTCATATTTGGTTCGAGGAGTGGTATTTTGGAGTTTAGAACTCGGCGAGAAAGTCAGcgggagaaggaggaaattGGAACGAGAGTTGAGGAAAGTTATCGACAACGAGGACGATGGTTATGTACATGGGTCAGTGCAAGGGGCCTGACGATCAATATTGACTATATGCAATTATCCAAATAATTTTCTCAATCGTCTCGCGCAGTCAGATACGATCAATGTGTTCAGATCAAATCGCCATTCAAATAGATTGTCATCCACAAGGAAATAGGTGTCATCACATACTGCTGTATAGCCCATATCTAAACTTAGCGTCAACCGACGTGCAAACGAAGCACTTCCCCCGGCAGACACTTGCCCACTTACCTAACCTCTCTGAATAGCTCTTCTTAAGCTCTCATATAATTCCCCCATACCCTCTTCACCCGTTTTATATCCGCCTTGGTTGGCCAAATCCCATCCTGATTCCGTATCGCTTTCCCAGCTCCGTTCTCTTTCAAAACCCGTGTCCCTTGCACAGTGTCTTGTTTTTCTTGcactcccacttccacttccactttcacttccacttctcctGTTGGCAGATGTATCGCAATAACTCGTCGAGTGATCATCTCTCAATCCACCACTTAAATGAGGCAACGTTTTCTGTCTAGgcatatccatatccatctCAAGTAATTCAGATTCAGTTACGGACGATTGCGTTGATGATCTGATTataggttgaggttgaggtcGTGGTTGAGATTGCGGATTAGGTAAtggtcttcttttccttccatcCGATTTTGGATGTGAGTTTAAAGGTAAATCGCGATCATGAGGATTATCCAGTGGTCCGACGTATGAGTCATTTTGATGTAGATCCAAGATTGTGAATGATGGTCTTCTAGGTGAAATCAATTCTCTCGTATTTGAGTTGATACCCTCATCATAACGTGAAcgagaatgggaagatgtCGACGAACGATCATTCCTATTGCTATCCCTACTTGAATAAGGATCGTTATCGTACAATCCACCTATACCACCAGAAGATCTTCTACTTATGGAATAATAATCCTTTTCCCTATTCCCTTGTCTCGAAGAGTGACcatctcttgatctttcagaGTAATAGGAGTCTCCTCGATCATATCTATGCGCATGTCGGCGTTGTTGCTGTCTTTCATATTCCCCATCTCTATCGCCCCGGCCACGATATTTACCTCGAGTTCTTGACGAACGGTCATAATGGATTTGAGGGATATCGGTGAATCTTCtctcaccatctttcacatCGTAATCTCTTATATTTCTACTTTGCCTACTATGATTTGATCGGTTATGCTTCGTATCACTTTCTCTAGATGTCATCTTTTGACTGTTGAATGGGTTTAAAGAAGGTTGTCTACCGTTATAACCTAAAGTAGGAATTTGATCATGTCCAAATTCGACGTCATCTTTTCTCTCAATCACTTCAACTCCTTTGCTCAATACGATTCCCGTAGGAATACAAGTGGAAGCAGCTTTTTGTTTTATGACATCTTGCCAATTTGGATTCAAACTCGAACCTGAATTTTCTGGATCTACATTTTTACCTAAACCAGATTTCCTGAATACTTTTGAACGAGCACAAAATATCAACGAAGCGATTAAGATTAATCCGCATAATGACAAAGGCAATGCTATAGCTGTAATCTTTGGtttatttgatgatgatggtgatgatgcCGCAGCTTGTTGGTCTGCGATGACATTTCCAGAAAGAGGAGTAGGAGTTGGACTGATGGCTTGGAGAGGTACCTGAATCTGAGTCGTAGAGTATAGAGGTAGAGCTAGAGAAGTTGGTGTTCGATCAGACCCAAGAGTCGGAGTAGGATCAAGAAGTGAAGTGGCTATTTACAATACGAGTATACGATCAGTATCCTCGTGAGGGACACTAATAGAGAAACGAAGAGCTTAACTCACATGAAATGACTTTCTTCGTACTTGGTGTAGCTGCAGTCCTATCTCTGGTAGTCATACTCACACTAACCGTTCCACCTGTTGTCGTCGCTTTCCAAGCAGCTGTAGACACACTGTCGTCACTTTGTATACCCATCGATTCGGCAGGAAGAGTAGTTGGAATAGCCGAAAGCGTCGATACCGTTGGTGAAGCGAGGTATGCTGATTTCAACCAAACAATTGAAGAATCAGTTGCATAGCTCGTATCCTTGTTGGGCTTAAGCCTGAATCCGAGATAGAAAGTGCAGACATACCATTCGGTGAaccacttccaccttgaACGGCAAAATtaggtgaattgaatgatttTCCATTATCAGATATCATAGATAGATACAATCCTTGCATTGATTGTGAAATGACCGGCATTGTCCTATTCCATCGCAGTTCATTCGAATCACATCCCCAATATACATGTTAGCCAAATCGCCCCTTGATGCCCGATGGAGCGTCAAGGTCTGTAGAAGGACAATTTCAACTCACACAGTAGCAGAATAAGTTCCATCTCCATTAATTATCACAGAAGGCCAATTCGCATTTCCACAATCATCAgaaccaccaccaccaccaccaccacccgaagaggaggaagaagaggaagtgcATAATGCGATTGATGGCGAAGTCACTGGATTCTCAGATGACCTATTTTCATTCCGAAATACGAAAAAATCAACTATCGTTCCGTTGACTGTGTTGAAAAATCAGGATAAACTCACCATGTCACAGTCAAAGCCTGACCTGAAGGAATCGAATCGcccaaagaaggtgaaatccAATGTATACCTGCCCCGTTACCGCGGCTGTCGCCTACTAATTCATCTCCGTTGTCACCATTGTAATTATCATAATTGTCACCCTCATATTTTCTGCCTTGTACTAGAAGAGGCAATATGATCAGGAGCGGGGTAAACCTTCGTTGGATAACTACCATCTTGCCTATCAAAGGCTATAGAATGAGGATCCAGTCCTCAATTCGGTACCTAGTCAGTACTGAAGGAGAGCAGCGGTCGCGTTTGACGTCGATGCGAGGAAAGACGCCAGCGTCTCTTTGAGTCAGTAcacgatgatgaaggatacGAAGGGGATAGTGTGAAAGTCAAAAAGAGGCGATAGAGGGAGAAGATGGTATGGTCAGTCATGTCATTGCACATATCTCACAACTTCAGTGCAATTTGCATTCTTGATAATCCTTGGTGCAAGACTTCACAGGCATGAGTAAGACACCGAACAAAAAGGGCAGGTCATGACCTGATCTCGAACGTCGTTGGCGATTTCTAGGCCGAATCGCAATTTCCTCGTAAAAGGTAGTCTTCGTCGAAGTCAATGTCTCACCTAAGTAACTCCGGTCATCACGTCATCTATCCAAATGCATATATACAAATTGTCCCAGTCTCAGCTGAACCAAGATCGAAACTCTTGATCAATTTTTATAGTCCTCTAAACATATCCTGTGAACTGGTTTAGTAGCTTACACCGTGTAAAGCTTGTTGTTCCTTCGTCATCATTGGTGTGTTGACTGACTCTGAATCCTCAAATGATCTTTGACCTCTCAAACCCCATCTGCCCAACATGGCCTTGTCCTCTTCCCATCCTGAACATGGAGTAGTAAGCATTCGTTCACCAGTGAAGATAGCGTTGGCTCCTGCCATAAAAGCCTATTTGGAGTTGTAATCCGTTAGCACAAGGTTTTCTGGATTGCGCGTACGCTCTGATGGTCGTCAGAGGATACAGAATATGATGGGGCAGCTAGATGTCGTTGCGATGAGCTAAACTCACCATGGCTTGCTCAGTCTCAGAAAAGGTGTGTCGTCCAGCAGCTAATCGAATGATGGTTTTAGGCATGACGATCCGGGCAGTAGCAATAGTTCGAAGGACAGTATGGACCTTGACGGGCTACGTAACgttgtcagcttgatttgcAAATAGTCTGAGACTAAAAGCTTACATCGTTCTTCTCTAGCGGTGTACCTTCAATAGGAACTAAAGTATTGACAGGGAATGATTCGGGGTGTTGTGGTAATCTAGAATGGttgtatcagctgatattaACGCCAAGCACATCATTCAGCTCACCTAGATACCTCGTGTATCAAGCCTACTCGATCTTCGTCTTGTTCTCCTAAGCCAAGAATACCACCTGAACAGACTGAGATACCAGCTTCTCGTACTGCTTGGATAGTAGCTAATCGATCATCATACGTTCGCGAAGTGATGACCTATAGACGCGAACCTGGATCAGGATCTCACCTATCGTTGAAAAGAGAGACGGGGAACACTCACTTCCGGGTAGAACTCCCTCGAAGTGTCAAGGTTATGGTTATATGCACTCAAtccagcttctttcaatcgTTTTGCTTGTTCAGGTGAAAGCATACCGAGAGTTGTACAAACTGTCAGATTTGCCGTCAGTATGCATGTAATCATTTTTGCAAGCTGAAAGCTTATTTTTCATggttgactcaccttccataCCCATACCTCGAACTTCGGTAACCATCTTCAAGATTTTCTCAAAACCACTCTTCTTTCCTGCTAAATCTCTCCACGCTGCACCCATACAGAATCGTGTACTACCgttttcttttgcttctcgTGCAGCTTTCAGCACTGGCTCGATATCGATAAGTCGTGACGCTTTGGTAGGTGTTTTGTAAGACGATGATTGCGAACAATATTTACAGTCTTCTGTACATCCTCCAGCTGAGAGTCCACGTTGTTAGCTAATACTTCTCCATATATATCACAGATGTAGAGGACAAAGCTTTTCGACATTGGGCAGGAGAAATGGTGGACTCACTTTTAATGTTCATGAGAGTACAGAGCTGGATCCTAGAAGCATCTTGGTTCATTCTATGTACAGTGGCCTATTGTTTTATAACGGCTGATTAGCACGCACTGGGCATTCCTCAGctgatatcactcacagctCGATAGATTGTCTCCATCAACGGAGCATCAAAGATCTTTTGGATCTCTGACCTTCTCCAGTCGTGTCTAACGTCACCATCAACATATCTTGGTCTTGACGCTGTGGAACCTTGAGGGTTTGGGGGAAGATAAGGTGGATCAACAGCCACGGCGTGACCTCTTGCGTTCCGTACCAAGGGAGCGAAGACTGTAGGTCTGATAGCTCTAGAGACGAGAGCGGGCATTTTGGCGTGTCGAGTGAGGTCGATTGTgggatcaagagaagaaaggaagatgaggatgataaggAGGAGTTGGATGAATCAATAGGTGGAGGGAAGATGAACGGAAGAACGAATCAAACCATTCGAGTACAGATGTTTATATTTTTGTGGGGAAAAAAAGGATGGTTTTGATTAGCGGGAGTATATCATCCCGAATACGAATGTGATTACAAAATAATTGTAATGGAATGATCGATCCTAAACAGGTATTACCCGGTTATTACGAGTCCCGTTAATTACTTTGGTGTATTTCTCAAATCCGATCATGACCCATAAGATTTCATATCGCTTCCAATCATATCAATGTTATTTCCGcttccttcaccaccaccattcaCAGGGTCATCACCGTCACTCGCTCGGACCGGATAAACGGTTATCAGATCATCTCAAATcccacttccttctttgacgGAACTCCGTGAAACCATCTCACACATATCCCTTATCCTGTTCTACTCAAGCATTTATGCAAATGTCACCAAAAGCAGAAGCTAATCCCGTAACGTGCGCGAGTCAAGACCTACATTATCTACCAGAGGATAAACCTGTTTTCTCATGCAAATATTGTTCCTGCGTGATAGCGCTACAAGATGAACTGTGTTCAAAGGGATTTACTGGAGGTACAGGGAAAGCCTTGTAAGTATCTATGAGTCAACGTCATAAGGTGACTCATCTGTTATTCCGCGTTGTCATGAAAAGCTTGATGAACTCAACTATCAATACTAATTTAGGTAAAAAAGAGGAACGTAAATTGATGTTAGTAAACTTCCTCAACTTGCTAGATCATTTCTGCAGATTGAAGCGGGACTGATCGTGCATTGGGATGTGCAGTACAGGGATGCATACTTGTGCAGACCTTCTTTGTGCATCATGCGGAACTTCATTGGGATGGAAGTATCTCAAAACACCTACTGCCGATCAAAAGTACAAAGAGAATAGGTATATATTGGAACAAGCCAGAGTAATCAAGGAGAACAATTGGTAGATAATGTTGAATGGTCTTGATCGAGATTCGGTATGATCTTCGTTGTGATAGTAGTGAGTTCATGTTGTTCTTTGTATacctgtatatatatgtcaGAGTGATTGTTGCTATACCGTGTATAAGAGTATGTATAGTCGGCTTCATACCTGTTGCctccattcatcttcaatgaaTTCACGCACTGACCACCGTGATGGGATTACTGAATATATGTAAAATTACTGATATGGtcattctttccttcctttttgCTTTCGCTCTTCCTTCGCCTgttccacttctttctttggtcGACGCCAGTCGCTTCTCTctgtgatcttcttcaatatgAAAAGACGTCTCGACTCCTccccttctccctcttcatcttttccaccCCGTAATCGGCCTCGAcgttcaaattcaaactcacaaCTCAGAGCCAAACCTCAAGAAACTCCCCCTTCTACCCCTTCTACCGCTTGCACAAATCGTTACCTTTCCACCTCAGTATCTCGTCCCCAAGCCGAACAAGCTCAGGAGAATTTTCCTCCCCGTGGATTTCAATCCTTACTAGATAGACACGAATGCGGCTTTGAGTCTGATTCTGCACCCGCCAGTATCATCAATGCCATACCTTCCTCGCTACCTCCCCGCCCACCTTCTAAAGTCACACAAAATCCCATATCTCAGATAAATATGACTACCTTGCgtcaagaagaggaatataCGATAGTTGACCAAATTTCTCTAAGACCTTTAAGCGGATGGTCGACTAGAGAAACCTTTGACAAGGAAACATTGTTATATCGAAAAGAGCTGGTTGGAATCAGCCGCAATAATGTTATTGTTGGTAAACTTAATCCACTTGCTTTGGgtgggatgaaaggattgaaaaggGAGTTATGGAGATTATTCAGGTCATGCGGCAAGATTGTATGTTCTCCACATTTCCTTCCTACAATTGTATACTTTTCAGCTTACACAGAAGATCTTCTGTAACCAGTTATCGATCATCGTATTCAACGAGAACAAAGAGAGGTATTCATATCTCGGTCAAATagatttcgaagatgaacaaaGTGCCTTGAGAGCTTTAGCCATCGTAAATCAAAGTTTCTACTGGACCCTTATGCTTAAAACActtgagctgacgtgagatcCACAGAAATACGGCTATTTTCATAATTCCCAATGGCGTGACATATTGATATCCAGACGAGCATATAGTCAGAAAACCTGGGTATGTCACATCAGCTCACTGTGTTGCCTTCGCACGAATAAATCATATGgttgagctgacgagagatcATTTTTCATTGACCTCAAGCGCCTTGCGAAGGAATCCGACTTGATCAATTTGCAAGAACTTCGACTGAGGTCCAGTCAGAGAAACATCAAGACTCCAAGAAcgtatgaagaagaatatggTGATCAGTGTCCTACGATTCATACTTTACCTATAAGAAGAGACAAAGTCAGACCTTTCTCTGAACTTGGAGTAGAACACAAACCGCCTCTCCTGGAATATCGGAAGGAGTCacaaatcaatcacaacGAGTCAGTCAAGGTTAGCTCATCTAAACGTGCTGAAATCCAACGAAAATTAGAAACTGAAAGACAAAGAATGGTCAAAGCAGTTCACCCTGATTTGGTGGGACTTTTGAATCACGATTGGAACCAGAATGATCAAATTTGCACTCAGAGCGAAATGGAGGATGAACAGTTTGAGGCAGAGCCAGAGGATATTGATATGGAAGATTTTGATGATAACTATTGGTGGGATTATGAAGATTcggaagattggaagaagtCAGTTCGCGAAAAATATCAGTGGATCCGCTGAAGTTGGGAGTAAATGGAGCGGTGATTCTTTTTGGTACTTCTAGTGACCTTTAAAGTGTATACCACATATCATGTATCTTTCAGTACCATGCCACGAGGGAAACGTGCCAGATCAATCCTTCCTCGTCGAATGAGTATGCAAGACGCGAGAACGGTCACTTGCGTCTACGATACCCCACTTGGttcgaagagaaaagggacCTAAATAAATCCACTGTGAAGATGACTGTCCATTTGAGTTCATTGCGAATATACGATCACTATTTTACAAATTGTACAACGAGTCTAGGATTTTTCAAAACCATATTTCAGAGACTTCTATAAACGATTACcactttccttttctttcatgTATTGTGTGAATCACCACTCGATTTCCTCTGGGAAGTATTTCTTGATGAGATTTTGATAATACTCTTTGAGATCTTCGACTACAGGAGGAGCGTCTGATTTGGAGTATAAATCGTATGCTAATTCACAATTCGCACGATGAGCGCTGAAGGTAGCAGTGATATGCAAAGAAAAAACACCTACGGTTGAATGCTCGGACAGCTTTCAacgcttcttcatcttctggtacCATTAAATGTCTATAGGCATTTGATCCTGCTCTGTGCCATGGGTAAAATGAGTGGTATCTAAGTAATTTAGATCAGCTTATGCAAGACGAATTGCAGTAATGAGAAAAATTCATTTACCTGATCATCCATAAACCTTCTTTGGGTAATTTAGATTGCTGTTTGCAGATTTGATACAGGTATTCTGTGAACGTCGCAAAGATATTAGTTAACACTTCTCAAATCCTTGATCAATATAGGGAAAAAGAGACATACCATCATGTCCATGACTTATTAAAACGTTTTCCAATCCACAACCAGGTTCGTAAATACCATTTTCAGTCTGTAATTTTTCGTCATAATAATCTGGGTTGTTCTTGAATGATTCTGAACCATAGATAATTTCTTCAGGATATTTACAACCCACTACGAAAGTATCTCCAACAACATCCCATTGACCATCCGCACCGAAGAAACAAAGCAGTTTACCAAGATCGTGAATTAAACAAGTCAATTGCATCCATTGTGgtttaccatctttcctaGCCGCTTCAGCTGCTTGTAAAGCATGGACGATTTGAGGGACTGATGTATCAGGATCGGACTCGTCTACCAATGTATTGAGTAATTCAAGGGCTTCCCATATTCCCTATATaattgatcagctttttgTTGTTCTATGTATAGCGATTGtgatatcaaatcaaatgGCGAATGCCACTTACCATTCGAGCCCGAACGGTCTCACGGATCTCTTTACGGATACGTAAATTGTATTCAAGTGTTTGCTTGGTGTGTTGTTCCTATTACGTCCAGAAAAAAATAATCAGCATGCTGAACATCTGGATAACAGGACCACATAACAAAAAAGAGTTTTGGATAACAAAACAACCACTCACAGCATAGAAGTTCTTGACACGATCACAAGCATTTTCATATTGTCTAAAAGTGGATTTATCTTTTTCGCTATCAAATTTACTTTCACCGTCAAATTCGAtactgatttcttcttctgtctttcCTGCCGCTGCCATTGACGCTTTGAGTTTCAATAAATTCACCTCATCGATCTTGTCTGATACTTCATCCATTTGCTTGGCTCTTGATTTGACATAGTCGTTCACTTCAGGTGCGTGTACCATTCTGAATTATCTCTGTTGATGAGTATTATTATGTTTGGGAGGGAAAAAGTGTATTTGATGTGATCGAAAATGTGTCTGTGTATAAGAAGATATATGTATTGGAGAAGAAAATAGTGAGGCGGATTAGATGAGGAAAAGGCttatatatacattcagGAAGTACATgcctcttcatcatttctcaAGGACACTTAAAAGCTTCGCCGGTCCGGCCCCGgtttttgtcttttcatTTCATGATCATGCAGCAAAAATGTCATAGAGCTTCAGGTCCGACAACGCAGCaaaaatgagaatgacgaTCACCTGTTTACTTTCAACTTTGCTCCATCGTTACTCTGGACTCAATCGCAAGACACGCACCATCCTCCGATCGGAGACACATGACTGACTCGCTTGAATGTGATCCCGCAGATGGAGCCGCAAACGGGCACTATGGGGGTacaaggaggatgaaggggAAATACATTTTGCATCCGATGTCGGATCTGGAATCCTCCGATTCGGATAGAAGACGCTGGGTCCACCAATTACATCCATCACGTTTGTGCAGTCGATCGGACTATGACATCTTGGGATCATTCGCAATGACAATAGTGATCTCAGCTATTCGTTCAAACAAACCTAACTGACATTGTGTTCCTGTGCTATATGTGATGAGTGTTGGTGTTTTGATGTCTAGCATTCTTTCGAGGTTATTTGCAATTTCGGATGTTGGGTACAagtctttcccttctctcctttttctACCCGATCTACCCCTGCTTTGTCGGTGAGCCTTCTGCCTACTGCTTTCCTGTCGCTCATATCCCACCAATGCTCCAACTCCTGATAACGTAGTCTATGCATCGATTGCAACGCTGATTGTTGGCTTCTGAGCCATACCGTCACGTGACTGATCCGCCACGTACGTGCCTGTTGACGTCGATACGAAATCATTCGTCCAGCTACgaccattcatcttcattcaatCGAAAACAGAGAAGAATTCAAGACCTCAGTCTGATCTTTATCGAATCGCGGCAGCACAAGATCATCCTTGGAAACAAGTGAGCTGCACGATCATAGACTCTCCACCCATTGCCAAttgcttctctttctcgtaCTTCAGCGCCTGTCTCAGCTATCATGCCTACTCTCCCTTTATTGTGCTTCAATGATGTCTATCGTGTCTCCCAGAAATATAACGCTCAACCAGGAGCACCAGAAGATAAATCCGGTGGTCAACATATAAACGTCTCTCAATTCGCACAATTACTATTCAACGAAAGAAGCAAATGGCCTGATAGGGACGCAAAGATCAAAGCTGGTGATGACAAGGGCAAAAGAATcgaaaaagatggattggtCTTATTTGCAGGAGACGTTTTTAACCCTTCTGTTGAAAGTAGTATTTCAAGAGGGAGTCATATGGTCCCCCTCTTAAATGAGTTAAAGCTGGATGTAGCTTGTGTTGGGAATCacgatttcgattttgggTATGTCCTCTCATACCTTCTAATCGTACCACGACCTAAGCAAGCGTTCATAGATTCCGCACTCGAAGGCGGTGAGCTGACCATGGTCAATTTTTGACTCAGTTATCCCCACTTGACTAAGCTTATTACATCAACTAAATTCCCATGGTTACTATCGAATATAATAGATGAGAAAACAGGTAAAGTACCTGAACCACTAAATAGATATTGGATAACGGAAAGATGTGGGGTTAAGATTGGTTTGATCGGTTTAGTGGAGCAGTGAGTCGCTTCACATTGAACTTTTCCCGACCTTTCCTCTCAAGTTCACTTATGATATCCACTGAATCGTTCAAAAATAGAGATTGGATAGCAACTATACCATCATGGCCCAGGAATTTCCATTATAGATCAatgaaagaagttggattgGAATTATCGAAAGAACTTCGTGATCCGAATGGACCCCACAaagtcgatatcatcatcgctcTTACACACTGTAGAGTCCCAAACGATATCAGACTATGTAACGAGTTGGGCGCCGTGGCCGATAAACCTGGTGTAGAGGATGAACACGGAGTCGACCTGTTGATTGGAGGACACGATCATATATATTATGTAAGTAGCCCTCTCGGAGTTGAAGGACCTCGTAACATGTCCCTGATGTCTTGCCCAACAGATCGGAAAAGGTGCCAAATCATGGGGAGGTTATTCAGGACGAAAAGATGTCCCTGGAACAATGGAAGATCACGGTgtcaggtaagt
Above is a genomic segment from Kwoniella shivajii chromosome 8, complete sequence containing:
- a CDS encoding biotin synthase, with product MPALVSRAIRPTVFAPLVRNARGHAVAVDPPYLPPNPQGSTASRPRYVDGDVRHDWRRSEIQKIFDAPLMETIYRAATVHRMNQDASRIQLCTLMNIKTGGCTEDCKYCSQSSSYKTPTKASRLIDIEPVLKAAREAKENGSTRFCMGAAWRDLAGKKSGFEKILKMVTEVRGMGMEVCTTLGMLSPEQAKRLKEAGLSAYNHNLDTSREFYPEVITSRTYDDRLATIQAVREAGISVCSGGILGLGEQDEDRVGLIHEVSRLPQHPESFPVNTLVPIEGTPLEKNDPVKVHTVLRTIATARIVMPKTIIRLAAGRHTFSETEQAMAFMAGANAIFTGERMLTTPCSGWEEDKAMLGRWGLRGQRSFEDSESVNTPMMTKEQQALHGVSY